Proteins from a genomic interval of Synechococcus sp. A15-28:
- a CDS encoding TrkA family potassium uptake protein produces the protein MREWWQWSPLQGSDRLGFAVIGVGRFGIAVCRELLQNGAEVLAVDRSERAVDELRQLEPTVEARVVDCTDEESLREAGVLDMGTVVVAMSEPIEASITATLIAKDSEGTRVRQVIARATSELHEKMLKRVGADRVIFPSRMQGERLGLELVRPNLMERLALDEKHCIEEIKVPEPFMGRSLRDLNLRKNFRVNVLAAGPQSDLTVNPPASHVLEEGHLLVVMGLVDDLQRLPKT, from the coding sequence ATGAGGGAATGGTGGCAGTGGAGCCCGCTCCAGGGCAGCGACCGGCTGGGGTTCGCCGTCATCGGTGTCGGTCGCTTCGGGATCGCCGTTTGCCGTGAACTGCTGCAGAACGGAGCTGAAGTGCTGGCGGTGGACCGCTCGGAACGGGCGGTGGATGAACTGCGTCAGCTGGAGCCGACCGTGGAAGCCCGGGTGGTGGATTGCACCGATGAGGAATCGCTGCGGGAAGCAGGTGTGCTGGACATGGGCACTGTGGTGGTCGCCATGAGCGAGCCAATCGAGGCCAGTATTACTGCCACCCTGATCGCCAAGGACAGCGAAGGCACCAGGGTGCGGCAGGTGATCGCCCGCGCCACCAGCGAACTGCACGAAAAGATGCTGAAACGGGTCGGAGCCGACCGGGTGATCTTTCCCTCTCGGATGCAGGGGGAACGACTCGGGCTGGAACTGGTGCGCCCCAACCTGATGGAACGGCTGGCCCTGGATGAGAAGCATTGCATCGAGGAGATCAAGGTGCCGGAGCCATTCATGGGCCGCTCGCTGCGCGACCTGAATCTGCGCAAGAACTTCCGGGTGAATGTGCTGGCGGCAGGTCCCCAGAGCGACCTCACGGTGAACCCTCCGGCCTCCCACGTGCTGGAGGAGGGCCATCTGTTGGTGGTGATGGGCCTGGTGGATGACCTGCAGCGGTTGCCCAAAACCTGA
- a CDS encoding anhydro-N-acetylmuramic acid kinase, protein MLCLGLMSGTSADGVDAVLARFDGAPERPNWTLLSHHHSPYPAALREELVRVGQGEPRPAAALLDLAEAVTEQQALAARGADPEQRAALIGCHGQTLWHRPPTRNRRGTSWQLLQAPLLAQLLARPVVHDFRAADLALGGQGAPLVPRADAALIGATDGWRGVLNLGGIANLTLIPPRCGPQRQEAVLGWDCGPANSLIDLAMEQFSDGQQLFDRDGAMAAAGRCGDAVIQRWLGEPYFQLSPPKSTGRECFGREDLKRRLRQLGAIPAADAVATLTGFSAAVVAQDLERIKAGRKVHLLELVVAGGGSRNPMLMRELQRRCRGLAVGRSEGVGVAAEAREALVFALLAWWHHRGHPGNAPAITGATREACLGVRVGPA, encoded by the coding sequence ATGCTCTGCCTCGGCCTGATGAGTGGCACAAGTGCCGACGGGGTTGATGCGGTGCTGGCTCGTTTTGATGGTGCCCCGGAGCGTCCCAACTGGACGCTCCTGAGCCACCACCACAGCCCTTACCCCGCAGCACTGCGGGAGGAGCTGGTGCGCGTCGGCCAGGGCGAGCCACGGCCGGCCGCGGCCCTGCTGGATCTGGCGGAGGCGGTGACCGAACAGCAGGCGCTGGCGGCTCGCGGCGCCGATCCCGAGCAACGCGCAGCCCTGATCGGCTGCCATGGCCAGACCCTCTGGCACCGTCCCCCGACCCGAAACCGGAGAGGCACCAGTTGGCAGCTCCTTCAGGCTCCGCTCCTGGCCCAGCTGCTGGCTCGTCCGGTCGTCCACGATTTCCGCGCCGCTGATCTTGCCCTTGGGGGCCAGGGGGCGCCACTGGTGCCCAGAGCCGATGCCGCTCTGATCGGGGCGACGGATGGCTGGCGGGGTGTTCTCAACCTGGGGGGCATCGCCAACCTCACCCTGATTCCTCCCCGTTGCGGCCCCCAGCGACAAGAGGCTGTTCTCGGCTGGGACTGCGGACCGGCCAACAGCCTGATTGATCTGGCAATGGAGCAGTTCAGCGATGGCCAGCAGCTGTTCGACCGTGACGGTGCCATGGCCGCAGCAGGGCGCTGCGGCGACGCTGTGATTCAGCGCTGGCTTGGGGAGCCCTACTTCCAGCTCAGTCCACCGAAATCAACGGGGCGTGAATGCTTTGGCCGTGAGGATCTCAAGCGTCGCCTGCGACAGCTGGGGGCGATCCCGGCCGCCGATGCGGTGGCCACCCTCACCGGCTTCAGCGCGGCCGTGGTGGCCCAGGATCTTGAGCGGATCAAGGCGGGGCGAAAGGTTCACCTCCTGGAACTGGTGGTGGCCGGAGGCGGCAGCCGAAACCCCATGCTGATGAGGGAACTGCAGCGCCGATGCCGTGGTCTGGCCGTCGGCCGCAGTGAGGGGGTCGGCGTGGCGGCGGAGGCCAGGGAAGCCCTCGTCTTTGCCCTGCTGGCCTGGTGGCATCACCGCGGCCACCCCGGCAATGCTCCTGCCATCACCGGCGCGACGCGGGAGGCGTGCCTGGGCGTGAGGGTCGGCCCGGCCTGA